In one window of Spartinivicinus marinus DNA:
- a CDS encoding glycosyltransferase family 4 protein: MKLINHEHKKEQTKISVITTSYPISTNSSSGIFVKNLIDNLPPDIHRTVIIPGSTNSIQFEAQPYENFKIFRYAPKKYQSLAHQPGGIPVALHQKKWPYLILPLFIVSLCYQCILAAFKSKLIHANWSAIGAIAGIIGKLFNTPVITTLRGEDISRASTSVLYSLALKLCIISNNKVICVSTKMKEILIGQYPTLRDKVVHIPNGVSSTFLNIQRNNKTISSQKLRLKLLTVGSLIPRKSINTIIEALATFPKFNRPFLNIIGDGIERENLEKLCISLDIRESVSFAGSISPNEIIEFYKSSDIFILSSLSEGRPNVLLEAMASELPVIASNIDGVIELIKGNGLLFEPKNHKELSNKISILLNDKKYRDILANKGKQFIINQHLTWNNTGSKYAKLYYATINE; encoded by the coding sequence ATGAAACTAATTAATCATGAGCATAAAAAAGAGCAAACAAAAATATCTGTAATTACAACCTCTTACCCTATTTCAACCAACTCTTCAAGTGGTATATTTGTAAAAAATCTTATAGATAATCTTCCACCAGATATTCACCGTACAGTTATCATACCTGGCTCAACAAATAGTATTCAGTTTGAAGCTCAACCTTATGAGAATTTTAAAATTTTTAGATATGCTCCAAAAAAATATCAATCCCTTGCACATCAACCAGGAGGAATACCTGTTGCACTTCACCAAAAAAAATGGCCCTATTTGATACTACCACTTTTTATTGTAAGCCTTTGTTATCAATGTATATTAGCAGCCTTTAAATCTAAACTTATTCATGCAAACTGGTCTGCAATTGGAGCTATTGCAGGTATTATAGGTAAACTCTTCAACACCCCAGTTATAACTACTTTAAGAGGTGAAGACATTTCCAGGGCAAGCACATCAGTATTATATAGCTTAGCACTAAAACTATGTATTATATCTAATAATAAAGTTATATGTGTCAGTACTAAAATGAAAGAAATTCTTATCGGACAATATCCTACGCTTAGAGATAAAGTAGTTCATATACCAAACGGTGTATCTAGTACTTTTCTAAATATACAAAGAAATAATAAAACCATATCATCTCAAAAGCTAAGGCTTAAGCTTTTAACTGTCGGTAGTCTAATACCAAGGAAATCTATAAATACAATTATAGAAGCATTAGCTACCTTCCCAAAATTTAATCGTCCTTTCTTAAATATTATTGGGGATGGTATTGAGAGAGAAAACCTTGAAAAACTATGCATCAGTCTTGACATTAGAGAATCAGTATCATTTGCTGGTAGCATTTCTCCAAATGAAATTATAGAATTCTACAAATCAAGCGATATTTTTATTTTATCAAGTTTAAGTGAAGGAAGGCCTAACGTACTTTTAGAAGCAATGGCATCAGAATTACCAGTAATAGCATCGAATATAGATGGTGTGATAGAATTAATTAAAGGTAATGGCCTACTTTTTGAACCAAAAAATCATAAAGAACTATCAAATAAAATTAGTATATTACTAAACGATAAAAAATATCGCGATATATTAGCAAATAAAGGAAAACAGTTTATCATCAATCAACACCTAACCTGGAACAATACTGGAAGTAAATATGCAAAACTTTACTATGCAACTATTAATGAGTAA
- a CDS encoding class I SAM-dependent methyltransferase gives MKLINLRIVKKALESLIHYPFHPQWYTAHSRILKKQLKDINSTNKILDIGCYDKWVQYYLDSQCSYIGLDYLETASNWYFSKPDIFGDAHTLPFSTNIFDKVLLLNVLEHVSCLDTVLKESFRVLKKNGEAIIQIPFLYPIHDAPRDFIRITQHGMADKSKKIGFKIVKSISMGHPLETAALLKNIAISKTFINCLKRKNPLCIATPILPFYFLFQNLTSFILSKLTISDNFMPYSYIFILKK, from the coding sequence ATGAAGCTTATTAACTTAAGAATAGTAAAAAAAGCTCTTGAATCTCTTATTCACTACCCTTTTCACCCTCAATGGTATACAGCTCATAGTAGAATTTTAAAGAAACAATTAAAAGACATAAACTCAACTAATAAGATTCTTGATATTGGATGTTATGACAAATGGGTTCAATATTATTTAGATTCTCAATGTAGTTATATTGGTTTGGATTATCTTGAAACGGCTTCGAATTGGTACTTTTCAAAACCTGATATTTTTGGTGATGCACACACATTACCCTTTTCAACAAACATTTTTGATAAAGTACTATTATTAAATGTTTTAGAACACGTTTCATGTCTAGATACTGTGCTCAAAGAATCTTTTCGAGTTTTAAAAAAAAATGGCGAAGCAATTATTCAAATACCATTTCTATATCCAATTCATGATGCTCCTCGAGATTTTATAAGGATTACTCAACATGGTATGGCTGATAAATCTAAAAAAATAGGATTTAAAATAGTAAAATCTATTAGTATGGGTCACCCACTGGAAACAGCAGCTTTATTAAAAAATATTGCTATAAGCAAAACATTCATTAATTGCTTAAAACGGAAAAACCCTTTATGTATTGCTACCCCAATATTACCCTTTTATTTTTTATTTCAAAATTTAACTAGTTTCATTTTATCCAAGTTGACAATTTCAGATAATTTTATGCCTTACAGCTATATATTTATATTAAAAAAATAA
- a CDS encoding class I SAM-dependent methyltransferase, whose protein sequence is MKYRLLEFLKEPSTEEEFEVEVFESCQLSRNIEIKHVRCNQWCHKNNTSPLLINKHECNSCYTLEIISGKLTSKQTKVEYPIIKGVPRILPLDILKDTLEKNYSDFLEKFEEKFSFKFNLKIKSENKNKNIINSFSYQWTTFINNYDHFKDIFLSFTKPFLKEEDFKNKIMLEVGCGSGRPAVTACKMGAEVIGMDISRAVDSAYIQSEKIAMLHIVQADAYAPPFKQKFDVVYSVGVLQHIPSPQKALEGIRTTLSEVSPLILWVYGERELWYKPIELFRKISVKLPHKLLHAISILLAILSELFLLIPYRVMSKISALDKISKKVPGRIYARFPFRENVVGWFDRLSAPVTYYFNQEYIHSLLDKTGYSNIEIAARKNASASWVIRATRNRKKKV, encoded by the coding sequence ATGAAATACAGATTGCTAGAATTTTTAAAGGAACCTTCTACAGAAGAAGAATTTGAAGTTGAGGTATTTGAGTCATGCCAGCTTTCCCGTAATATAGAAATAAAACATGTACGTTGCAATCAATGGTGTCATAAAAATAATACAAGTCCATTATTAATTAACAAGCATGAATGTAATAGCTGTTATACCCTAGAAATCATTTCAGGAAAGCTAACAAGCAAACAGACAAAAGTAGAATACCCAATCATTAAAGGTGTTCCAAGAATATTACCACTAGATATATTAAAAGATACTTTAGAAAAAAATTATTCAGATTTTTTAGAAAAATTTGAAGAAAAATTCAGCTTTAAATTCAACTTAAAAATTAAATCAGAAAACAAAAACAAAAACATCATTAACTCATTTAGCTATCAATGGACTACCTTTATAAATAATTATGACCACTTTAAAGATATTTTTCTTAGCTTCACAAAACCTTTTTTAAAAGAAGAGGATTTTAAAAATAAAATAATGCTTGAAGTTGGATGTGGCTCTGGTAGACCTGCGGTTACTGCTTGTAAAATGGGTGCTGAAGTTATAGGAATGGATATTAGCCGAGCAGTAGATAGTGCATATATTCAGTCAGAAAAAATTGCTATGCTCCATATAGTTCAAGCTGATGCTTATGCACCACCTTTCAAACAAAAGTTTGATGTTGTATATTCTGTTGGTGTACTACAACATATTCCAAGTCCTCAAAAAGCGCTTGAAGGAATACGTACAACATTATCAGAAGTATCACCACTTATCCTTTGGGTCTATGGAGAAAGAGAGCTTTGGTATAAACCAATAGAGCTTTTTAGAAAAATTTCTGTAAAGCTACCACATAAACTATTACATGCAATATCGATTTTATTAGCAATTTTATCCGAACTTTTTTTGCTAATCCCCTATCGAGTTATGTCTAAAATATCAGCCTTAGATAAAATATCTAAAAAAGTGCCAGGAAGGATATATGCCAGATTTCCATTTAGGGAAAATGTTGTAGGCTGGTTTGATCGTTTGTCAGCACCAGTAACTTACTACTTTAATCAAGAATATATACATAGTCTCTTAGATAAAACGGGCTATTCTAATATCGAAATTGCTGCTAGAAAGAATGCTAGTGCCAGCTGGGTAATTCGTGCTACTAGAAATAGAAAGAAAAAAGTTTAA
- a CDS encoding spermidine synthase: protein MSTLAINDRITLLLTNAANRNILILVFFLSGFSGLIYESIWTQYLKLFLGHAAYAQTLVLIIFMGGMALGAWLTSKYLHKFSNLFLAYAIVEAIIGLLALVFHNIYVASTDFAYNTVMPFLGSSGPIEIFKWSLATLLILPQTILLGSTFPLMSAGFIHYFPEKKGHSLSILYFSNSFGAAIGVLVAGFYLVRTVGLPGTLLTAGLINFAVALVTWFISKQFASGIIQPPHLEKQETADHRTLKILLIVAAMTGAASFMYEVAWIRMLSMVLGSSVHSFELMLSAFILGLAIGGFWIRNKISNIANPIQWLGFIQIIMGILAALTITFYNYTFDFMAFTMQALQRTEPGYIYFNLISHFICLVMMLPATICAGMTLPLITYILLNKGYNERAIGWVYSSNTVGSILGVAIAVQLIMPLLGLKNLIISGSILDILMGFFLLTSLAQISKLKIAAILIIPFLISFLKFDQLKMASGVYRKGTLVSPESAKIIYHKDGKTATISVIEYGDKENSMQVITTNGKPDAGITHLSRPASPDEDTMILSAAIPLALHNNPKQVAVIGMGSGLTSHVFLSSDRVNQVDTIEIEPAMVEGAKNFYERNHLAYEEAKSNIHIADAKTFFSSNQKKYDIIMSEPSNPWVSGVASLFTHEYYSLIKKSVKEDGLFVQWLQAYEISPELALSIFSSLDKVFYDYHLYASNPSDYIIIASPNKVLHTELYDIFSNKKLASELKRINHESITDLKTHHITYKPVIKNILLAGNIQSNSDFFPIVQENADKTRFMNSTAASLIDLRLVSILNGTQQDSINPERISKNNSFEVAKAALNSLSILSKDNIPTSIEEVKQICKNNKSINKWIREFSQSANNILWIKKETIIKFVNNHSHVTCNNKKIVAMYDYYKSIAKQNHYNILSSVKEYIKQNKSIDLQMRLNYLFSLIKLNKLNEAELELEQIKLKTHNNLIVIYLDSLLKTKKSNIYSPLNITIKF from the coding sequence ATGAGTACCTTAGCTATTAATGATCGAATCACCTTACTCCTAACAAATGCAGCAAATAGAAATATTCTCATTTTAGTTTTCTTTTTATCTGGCTTTTCAGGACTCATTTATGAATCCATCTGGACCCAGTACTTAAAACTATTTTTAGGCCATGCCGCCTATGCTCAAACCCTGGTGCTTATTATCTTTATGGGAGGAATGGCCCTCGGAGCATGGCTAACCAGTAAATACTTACATAAGTTCAGTAATTTATTTCTAGCTTATGCAATCGTTGAAGCTATTATTGGTTTACTTGCATTAGTCTTTCATAATATCTATGTAGCAAGTACCGATTTCGCTTATAATACCGTTATGCCTTTTTTGGGCAGCAGTGGGCCAATCGAAATTTTTAAATGGAGTTTAGCGACTCTGTTGATCCTGCCACAAACCATCTTATTAGGCAGTACATTCCCTTTAATGAGTGCCGGCTTTATCCATTATTTTCCTGAAAAGAAAGGCCACTCACTCTCTATTTTATATTTTTCTAATAGCTTTGGCGCGGCAATTGGTGTACTAGTTGCTGGTTTTTATTTGGTTCGTACTGTCGGCTTACCCGGTACACTGCTAACCGCTGGACTTATCAACTTTGCGGTAGCGCTGGTTACTTGGTTCATTAGCAAACAGTTTGCCTCTGGCATAATACAACCTCCACATTTAGAAAAACAAGAAACGGCAGATCATAGAACCTTAAAAATACTACTGATTGTCGCTGCTATGACAGGTGCTGCATCATTTATGTATGAAGTCGCCTGGATCCGCATGTTAAGCATGGTGTTAGGCAGTTCCGTTCATTCATTTGAACTCATGTTAAGTGCTTTTATTCTAGGTTTAGCTATTGGAGGCTTTTGGATTAGAAATAAAATCAGCAACATAGCCAACCCAATTCAATGGTTAGGCTTTATCCAAATAATCATGGGAATCTTAGCCGCCTTAACCATCACTTTCTACAACTACACTTTCGATTTTATGGCCTTTACCATGCAGGCCTTACAGCGTACCGAACCTGGTTACATTTATTTTAACTTAATTAGTCACTTTATTTGCTTAGTAATGATGTTGCCTGCCACTATTTGTGCAGGAATGACACTACCATTAATCACTTATATTTTATTGAATAAAGGTTATAATGAACGAGCAATTGGCTGGGTATACTCATCTAATACAGTCGGTTCTATACTAGGGGTAGCAATAGCAGTACAATTGATTATGCCTTTACTGGGGCTAAAAAATCTGATTATTTCTGGTAGTATACTTGATATATTGATGGGCTTTTTCTTACTGACCTCATTAGCTCAGATATCAAAACTAAAGATAGCAGCCATTCTTATCATCCCTTTCTTGATTTCATTTTTAAAGTTTGATCAACTAAAAATGGCATCAGGGGTCTATCGCAAAGGAACCTTAGTCTCTCCTGAATCAGCAAAAATTATCTACCATAAAGATGGTAAAACAGCCACAATCTCAGTTATTGAATATGGTGATAAAGAAAACTCAATGCAAGTCATAACCACAAATGGTAAGCCAGATGCGGGAATAACTCACCTGAGTAGACCTGCAAGCCCTGATGAAGATACCATGATATTATCAGCAGCAATACCACTCGCACTACATAACAACCCAAAACAAGTAGCTGTTATAGGTATGGGGTCAGGCCTTACCTCACATGTCTTCTTATCTAGTGATCGTGTAAATCAGGTTGACACCATAGAAATTGAACCCGCCATGGTTGAAGGCGCTAAAAACTTTTACGAAAGAAACCACTTAGCTTATGAGGAAGCAAAAAGTAATATTCACATTGCAGATGCGAAAACATTTTTCTCTTCAAATCAAAAAAAGTATGACATTATCATGTCAGAGCCTTCAAACCCCTGGGTAAGTGGGGTTGCGAGCCTTTTTACACACGAGTATTACTCTTTAATTAAGAAATCAGTTAAAGAAGATGGACTTTTTGTTCAATGGTTACAAGCTTATGAGATCAGTCCAGAGTTAGCTCTTAGTATATTTTCATCACTAGATAAAGTTTTTTATGATTACCATCTCTACGCATCAAATCCTTCTGATTACATTATCATAGCTTCACCCAACAAGGTGTTACATACCGAGCTATATGATATCTTTTCAAACAAAAAACTAGCCAGTGAATTAAAAAGAATAAATCATGAATCTATCACTGACCTAAAAACCCATCATATAACATACAAGCCTGTAATAAAAAATATATTATTAGCAGGCAATATACAATCAAATTCTGATTTTTTTCCAATTGTACAAGAGAATGCAGACAAAACAAGATTCATGAACAGTACGGCTGCCTCACTAATTGACTTAAGATTAGTCAGTATTTTAAATGGGACTCAACAAGACAGTATAAACCCAGAGAGAATTAGCAAAAATAATAGTTTTGAAGTTGCAAAAGCAGCATTAAATAGCCTCTCAATTTTATCAAAGGACAATATTCCAACTTCTATAGAAGAAGTTAAACAAATCTGCAAAAATAATAAATCGATAAACAAGTGGATAAGAGAATTCTCCCAATCTGCAAACAATATATTATGGATAAAGAAAGAAACCATCATAAAATTTGTAAACAACCACTCCCATGTAACATGCAATAACAAAAAGATAGTAGCTATGTACGATTATTACAAAAGTATTGCCAAACAAAATCACTACAATATACTATCCAGCGTAAAAGAATACATAAAACAAAATAAATCTATTGATCTACAAATGAGACTAAACTATCTTTTCTCCCTTATAAAACTTAACAAGCTAAATGAAGCTGAATTAGAACTAGAACAAATAAAATTAAAAACCCACAATAATTTAATAGTAATTTATCTCGACTCTTTACTAAAAACAAAAAAAAGTAACATATATTCTCCCCTCAACATAACCATAAAATTTTAA
- the galE gene encoding UDP-glucose 4-epimerase GalE produces MQKILVTGGAGYIGSHTCVELLNKGYEVVVVDNLSNSHPESLDRVQKICSKPLTFHKIDILDTEALEQVFKQHQFYAVIHFAGLKAVGESSEIPLTYYENNVAGTIKLCQMMQAHQVKNLVFSSSATVYGNPASLPIAEDFPLSATNPYGRSKLMVEDILRDHYQADNRWNIALLRYFNPVGAHESGLIGEDPNGIPNNLMPYISQVAIGKRKQLNVFGNDYNTHDGTGVRDYIHVVDLAKGHVKAIEKMADKPGCQAYNLGVGNGYSVLDMVEAFARISGKPVPYQITDRRSGDIDACYANPTLAKQTLNWETTKTLEDMIYDTWRWQQQNPEGYTSK; encoded by the coding sequence ATGCAAAAAATTTTAGTAACAGGTGGAGCTGGCTACATTGGTAGCCATACCTGTGTTGAACTATTGAATAAAGGCTATGAAGTGGTGGTAGTGGATAATCTATCCAATAGCCACCCAGAATCATTAGATCGTGTTCAGAAAATATGTAGTAAACCGCTTACCTTTCATAAAATTGATATTTTGGATACTGAAGCCTTAGAGCAAGTATTTAAACAACATCAGTTTTATGCTGTTATCCACTTCGCTGGACTAAAAGCCGTGGGAGAGTCCTCTGAAATCCCACTTACTTATTATGAAAACAATGTGGCAGGCACCATCAAGCTGTGTCAAATGATGCAAGCCCATCAGGTTAAGAACCTGGTATTCAGTTCTTCTGCTACTGTATACGGTAACCCAGCCAGTTTACCTATTGCTGAAGACTTTCCACTGTCAGCCACTAATCCCTATGGCCGTTCTAAGTTAATGGTTGAAGATATATTAAGAGACCATTACCAGGCTGATAACCGTTGGAATATTGCCTTACTCCGCTACTTTAACCCAGTCGGTGCCCATGAGTCTGGATTAATAGGCGAAGACCCTAATGGCATTCCCAATAACCTAATGCCGTATATTTCCCAAGTAGCCATTGGTAAACGTAAGCAACTGAACGTATTTGGTAATGACTATAATACACATGACGGAACTGGCGTGAGAGACTATATTCATGTAGTCGACTTAGCAAAAGGGCATGTAAAAGCTATTGAAAAAATGGCAGATAAACCAGGCTGCCAAGCCTATAACCTAGGAGTAGGCAACGGATACAGTGTATTAGACATGGTAGAAGCCTTTGCCAGAATTAGCGGCAAACCAGTACCCTATCAAATCACCGACCGCCGCTCCGGCGATATAGATGCTTGCTACGCCAACCCGACATTAGCGAAACAGACACTTAACTGGGAAACCACCAAAACCTTAGAAGATATGATTTATGACACCTGGCGTTGGCAGCAGCAGAATCCTGAGGGGTATACGTCAAAATAG
- the nadC gene encoding carboxylating nicotinate-nucleotide diphosphorylase: MIDPVILKQAVIDNVNQALTEDVRSGDITAQLIPATAEATAYVISREAAIICGQPWVNEVFKQVNPSLIVNWQVEEGQLVTANQQLFSVTGCAQAILTAERTALNFLQTLSSTATICHEYAKLVKHTSAKLLDTRKTIPGLRIAQKYAVTQGGCHNHRIGLYDAYLIKENHINACGSITNAVTQAKQLNPGKPVEVEVESFTELEEALAAKADIIMLDNFSTSQLIQAVELVKGKAKLEASGGINKHTLVEVATTGVDYISIGALTKDCRAIDLSMRFEKQE, encoded by the coding sequence ATGATTGACCCAGTAATTCTAAAACAAGCTGTTATAGACAATGTGAACCAAGCACTGACTGAAGATGTGAGAAGTGGTGACATCACTGCTCAATTAATACCTGCTACAGCTGAAGCTACTGCTTATGTCATTTCTCGGGAAGCAGCCATCATTTGTGGCCAACCATGGGTAAATGAAGTATTTAAACAAGTGAACCCAAGCTTAATCGTCAACTGGCAGGTAGAAGAAGGTCAACTTGTTACTGCTAACCAACAGCTATTTAGTGTAACAGGCTGTGCTCAAGCAATCCTGACCGCAGAACGAACAGCCCTCAACTTTTTACAAACCCTATCTAGTACTGCCACTATTTGTCATGAATATGCGAAACTAGTGAAGCACACTTCAGCAAAACTACTGGATACTCGAAAAACCATTCCGGGTTTACGCATTGCCCAAAAGTACGCGGTAACTCAAGGTGGCTGTCATAACCATCGTATTGGCCTTTATGATGCCTACCTAATTAAAGAAAATCATATCAATGCCTGTGGCTCAATTACCAATGCAGTCACTCAAGCGAAACAGCTTAACCCTGGTAAACCTGTCGAAGTGGAAGTAGAAAGCTTTACCGAATTAGAAGAAGCGTTAGCTGCAAAAGCAGATATCATCATGCTGGATAACTTTTCTACAAGCCAATTAATCCAGGCAGTTGAGTTGGTAAAAGGAAAAGCCAAATTAGAAGCATCAGGGGGTATCAATAAACACACCCTGGTTGAAGTAGCCACCACAGGTGTCGACTATATTTCAATAGGAGCACTAACCAAAGATTGTCGAGCGATCGATTTATCCATGCGGTTTGAGAAGCAGGAATGA
- a CDS encoding retropepsin-like aspartic protease family protein, giving the protein MSNTEETQNHQNTATPHTIGRGMLIAAWITALLLLTLYFSNWEEQRHNPNQVPIAQVNQDGSREVRLTRNRYGHYVATGYINGKAVQFFLDTGATNVVIPEGVANNLGLPKLATHKAQTANGTVDIFVTQLDNLTLGNIRFFDVDASINPHMEGDEILLGMSALRQLDFSQQGDQLILKLPQQN; this is encoded by the coding sequence ATGAGTAATACCGAAGAGACTCAAAACCATCAAAATACAGCCACACCTCATACTATTGGTCGTGGGATGTTAATTGCAGCCTGGATCACCGCATTGCTATTGCTAACCCTTTACTTCAGCAACTGGGAAGAACAGCGGCATAACCCAAACCAGGTTCCAATTGCCCAAGTGAATCAGGATGGCAGCCGTGAAGTCAGGCTAACGCGTAATCGCTATGGTCACTATGTTGCTACTGGTTATATTAATGGTAAAGCAGTCCAGTTTTTTTTAGATACTGGAGCAACTAATGTCGTGATTCCAGAAGGGGTTGCCAATAACCTTGGCCTTCCAAAACTAGCTACTCACAAAGCGCAAACGGCTAATGGCACAGTTGATATCTTTGTTACCCAGCTAGACAACCTTACTTTAGGCAACATTCGTTTTTTTGATGTCGATGCCAGCATCAACCCTCACATGGAAGGCGATGAAATTTTGCTGGGTATGAGTGCATTGCGCCAATTAGACTTCAGCCAGCAAGGCGACCAGTTAATTCTTAAGCTACCCCAGCAAAATTAG
- a CDS encoding DUF1631 domain-containing protein: protein MQEDSKVVRLSSINTKSVKPATRLSAPLVKVCEHCLNQLQSCIRSLFENADDTLFEMADRAGSNTEQNIYFEAMREVRLKRKAIEMTFFEAYQQNFNELVGPPKQGSQFELDELSFDALSLVNNEDLEETVAIDTMVSKVINRDHGMQLMHLTTRIDNLLPQTINDKTNPIGPEKLCQAFVQATKKLDIDIKVKLIVFRLFEKYVLGAVDQIYSEANHLLKEAGVMPELTSRPVQSQRAPIYRRTVDGGGTAGSGQLTMDAQAAQEAFLALRDLLVAAQLSIPHNSQVSTNNLPAVSQPDLMGMLSQIQHQPAIEQLPVANQSAPQVDIKTALENLLKNYDQNKSIGQVDQDVINLVSMLFEFILDDRNLPNQFKAVISRLQIPLLKVAILDKALFSKASHPARRLLNEMASAALGCDEQDNAAQQKLYDKMVEVVQKLLQGFADDIELFNELLEDFTAFVQKEQRRASLVEQRIKDAEEGKAKTDLAKQLATQEIQKRLESHPLPDVVTELLQEGWTNVLFIAYLKAGEQSQAWQSAIATMDELIWSVQPHTNTDEKKKLLKMVPPLMRQLRDSLTEISFDPYKQRQLFKQLQSLHVQSLRQSRTPTFVAKTTAKQPDESETTVAEPVVMVTESEPQQPPPVVNEQVEVVETKEHEQPAATVANDNKVAEQPANLNEPAVSEQSLNKVASLKVGNWVEFGLNEDNKFRAKLAAFIKPADKYIFVNRTGMKVAEKTRLELALDIDHGNVTLLDDNLLFDRALESVIGNLRQMKKT, encoded by the coding sequence ATGCAGGAAGATTCGAAGGTTGTTCGCTTATCATCAATAAATACCAAGTCCGTGAAACCAGCTACTCGCCTTTCAGCACCATTAGTTAAGGTTTGTGAACATTGCCTTAATCAGCTTCAATCCTGTATTCGCAGTTTGTTTGAAAATGCAGATGACACCCTGTTCGAGATGGCCGATCGAGCAGGTTCTAATACAGAGCAAAATATTTACTTTGAAGCCATGCGCGAGGTTCGATTAAAGCGCAAAGCTATCGAAATGACCTTTTTTGAAGCCTACCAGCAAAACTTCAATGAGTTAGTTGGCCCCCCAAAGCAAGGCAGTCAATTTGAGCTAGATGAGCTTTCTTTTGATGCGCTTTCATTAGTTAATAATGAAGATCTTGAAGAAACAGTTGCAATCGATACGATGGTATCGAAGGTGATCAACCGTGATCATGGCATGCAACTAATGCATTTAACCACCCGCATTGATAACTTATTACCACAAACTATTAATGATAAAACTAATCCTATTGGTCCAGAAAAGCTTTGTCAGGCATTTGTACAAGCGACAAAGAAGTTAGATATAGACATTAAGGTTAAACTCATTGTTTTCAGACTGTTTGAGAAGTATGTACTCGGTGCTGTTGATCAAATTTACAGTGAAGCAAATCATTTACTAAAAGAAGCGGGGGTAATGCCTGAGCTGACCAGTCGCCCTGTACAAAGCCAAAGAGCACCTATTTACAGAAGGACTGTTGATGGTGGAGGGACAGCAGGCAGTGGGCAGCTAACAATGGATGCTCAAGCAGCCCAGGAAGCATTTTTAGCACTTAGAGACCTTTTAGTTGCTGCTCAATTATCAATTCCACATAACTCCCAAGTTTCAACCAATAACCTACCAGCCGTTAGCCAGCCAGATTTAATGGGGATGTTGTCACAAATTCAGCATCAACCTGCAATAGAACAACTACCTGTAGCCAATCAATCAGCGCCACAGGTTGATATAAAAACAGCACTGGAAAATCTTTTAAAAAATTATGACCAAAATAAATCCATAGGTCAGGTTGATCAGGATGTCATTAATCTAGTGTCAATGCTGTTTGAATTTATTCTGGATGATCGAAACCTACCCAACCAATTCAAAGCCGTCATTAGTCGTTTGCAAATTCCTTTATTAAAAGTAGCTATTCTTGATAAAGCCCTATTCAGCAAAGCATCTCATCCTGCTCGTCGTTTATTGAATGAAATGGCTTCAGCTGCACTAGGCTGTGATGAGCAAGACAATGCAGCCCAGCAAAAGCTATACGACAAGATGGTAGAAGTTGTACAAAAGCTGCTACAAGGTTTTGCAGATGATATTGAATTATTTAATGAGCTGTTAGAAGACTTTACTGCTTTTGTTCAAAAAGAACAGCGTCGAGCTTCACTGGTTGAGCAAAGAATTAAAGATGCAGAAGAAGGCAAGGCTAAAACAGATCTGGCCAAACAGCTAGCTACCCAAGAAATTCAAAAACGGTTGGAAAGTCATCCGTTACCTGATGTTGTAACTGAGTTGCTGCAAGAAGGCTGGACCAATGTACTGTTTATTGCATATTTAAAAGCAGGGGAACAGTCTCAAGCATGGCAAAGTGCTATTGCAACAATGGATGAGTTAATATGGAGTGTTCAGCCTCATACTAACACTGATGAGAAAAAGAAACTGCTTAAGATGGTGCCTCCCTTAATGAGGCAGTTGAGGGATAGTCTAACAGAAATTTCATTTGACCCTTATAAACAGCGACAGTTATTTAAACAGCTACAGAGTTTACATGTGCAAAGTTTGAGGCAGTCAAGGACTCCTACATTTGTAGCTAAAACAACAGCAAAACAACCGGATGAATCAGAAACAACTGTAGCTGAGCCTGTTGTTATGGTAACGGAGTCTGAACCACAGCAGCCCCCACCAGTTGTTAATGAGCAAGTTGAAGTAGTTGAAACAAAGGAGCATGAACAGCCGGCTGCAACTGTTGCTAATGATAATAAAGTGGCAGAGCAACCAGCCAATCTGAATGAGCCTGCTGTCAGTGAACAGAGTTTAAACAAAGTAGCTAGCTTGAAAGTAGGTAATTGGGTTGAGTTTGGTTTAAATGAAGACAATAAGTTTCGTGCCAAACTGGCAGCATTTATAAAACCAGCAGATAAATATATCTTTGTTAACCGAACAGGTATGAAAGTCGCTGAAAAAACACGTTTAGAGTTAGCGTTAGATATTGATCACGGTAACGTCACTTTACTTGACGATAACCTACTATTTGATCGAGCATTAGAGTCAGTCATTGGCAACTTGAGACAAATGAAGAAAACCTAA